The region TCGATCGGAATCACCACACCGGAAGCGCTTTGGCCGCTGAATGACATGTTTCCGTTCCATACAACCGTCGTTTTCATCATGGTCGCTCCTTTCTCATCTGTCCGGGGTCGGACGGACTTTCCGACAGCCCGTTTCTTCTTTTCAGTTTAGCGGCTATGTCCTTGAAATGCAAAATTCCTGTCTACCGTTTTCGCTCATGCATGTTAAAATAGAAACATGCACAAACTTGTTGAGTAAAGGGTGTTTGATTCGATGACCGCACTCATTTTGCTTCTTGCTTATCTTCTCGGCTCGATTCCGTTTGGCCTTCTTGTCGGGAAAATCGGCTACGGGATCGACATCCGCGAACACGGGAGCGGCAATCTTGGGGGAACAAACACGTTCCGCGTGCTTGGGGCGAAAGCGGGAACGATCGTCATTGTCGGCGATATGCTAAAAGGGACGCTGGCGGCGAGCTTGCCGATGCTTTTTTCCGTCCCCGTGCATCCGCTTTTGGCCGGGGCGATCGCCGTGGTCGGCCATATGTATCCGGTGTTCGCCAAATTCCGCGGCGGCAAGGCGGTGGCGACATCAGGCGGGGTGATGCTGTTTTATTCGCCGTTGTTCTTTTTGTCGCTCATCGCCGTGTTTCTTGTCGTCTTGGCTGTTTCACGCTACGTCTCCCTGTCATCGATGGCCGCGGCGCTGTATGCGGTCGTGTACACCGTCTTTTTCACGGACGACATTCCATTGACGGTGGCGGTATTGTTGCTCGCTTCGTTTATCTTTTATCGTCATCGCGCCAACATTCAACGCATCTTGAACAAAACGGAGCCAAAAGTGAAATGGCCAGGCAAACGCTCATGACGACGGACGGAGAAAGGAGTTTGCTGCGTTGAGATTGCCGGAAGCATTTGTCGCGAAAATGAAGAAGCTGCTTGATGAAGAAGCAGACGAGTTTTTCGCTGTTTATGAAAATGAAAAAATCAACGGCTTGCGCGTCAATCCGTTGAAAACCGACCCGGGCGCATGGGCAAAAACGGCGCCCTTTTCCCTTTCCCCGGTGCCGTTTTGCCCGACCGGGTTTTATTATGAGCCGGACGAACAGCCGGGAAAGCATCCGTACCATGCGGCCGGCCTGTATTACATTCAAGAACCGAGCGCGATGGCGGTCGCCGAAGCGCTGCGTCCCGCCCCTGGGGAGAGGGTCCTTGACTTGTGCGCCGCCCCTGGCGGGAAAACGACCCAGCTTGGAGCGATGATGGAAAACAAAGGGCTGCTTGTCGCCAACGAAATCCACCCGAAACGGGTCAAAGCGCTCGCAGAGAACGTCGAACGGTTCGGCTTGACGAACACCGTTGTCGTCAATGAAACTCCCGAGGCGCTTGCCGAGCAGTTTCCGGGCTTTTTTGACAAAATTTTAGTCGACGCCCCCTGTTCCGGCGAAGGAATGTTTCGCAAGGATGAAGAGGCCGCTTCGTTTTGGAGCCCGGCTTATGTGGAAGAATGTGCGGCCAGACAGCGGCGCATTTTGGAAAGCGCCTATGCGATGCTGAAAGAAGGCGGCATTCTCGTCTATTCCACGTGCACGTTCTCTCCGGAGGAAAACGAACAAACGATTGAATGGCTGCTTGAGACGTACGAGGATTTGCAGTTGTTGCCCATTGCGAAAATCGGCGGCATCGAGCCAGGGCGGCCGGAATGGACGAAAACCAATCGATCCGATCTCGTACACACCGCCCGCCTTTGGCCGCACCGTCTGAAAGGGGAAGGGCATTTTGTCGCCAAACTGCAAAAACAGCGGCCCACCTCACCTTGGCGAGGGCGGTGGGCGAAATCGAGCGCGCCAAAAGCCGCTATCCGCCTGTATCGCCAGTTTGAACAAGAGGCATTGCGGACAGAGCGAGACGGCACGTTCGTGTCATTTGGCGCCCATTTGACTGTGTTGCCCGAGCGTTGCCCGGATTTGTCCGGTTTGAAAATCGTCCGCGCCGGGTTGCACTTAGGGGATGTGAAAAAAGAGCGGTTTGAGCCGAACCATGCCCTTGCCTTGGCGTTGCGGACAGAGGAAGCGAAACATGTGCTTGACCTATCGAGCGCGAGCCGCGAAATCGTCCAATATTGGCGCGGCGAGACGCTTTCCACCGGCGGCGACCGCGGTTGGCTGCTTGTGGCCGTGGATGGATTTCCGTTCGCCTGGGGGAAAGAAGTGAAAGGAACGGTGAAAAACTTTTATCCAAAAGGGCTCCGTCTCATCTGAAGCATCGGAAAAGCGGGTGACAAAGAAGCTCCTAACCGCAAAAAAGACTGTCCTGCACACGCGGACAGTCTTTTTTACTGGTGCTGCTTCGTCGGAATTGTTAAGGTAAACACGATCTCATCGGCGGCCAAATCGATTTTTTTTGCCGCCACCTGATAACCGTTGCCAAAGCGAATGTCCGTGAGCGCGACGTAGACGCGGGTGTGCTCCGGGTCAATCGCCACTTCATCCGGCAGCGGGGCGTGCTTTTGTAAGTAGCGAAGCACATACGTCACTGGCAGCTTCCAGTCGCCGAGCGAAATCGTCGGCTCCGTGAGCTCGACATTCCCTCCTTTGATTACTTTGGGCACAAACGAGACGACAAGTTCGACCGAGCGGCCTAAAATGGGGATTTCGCTTGAAACATAGACGCGATCGGCGAGCCAAACGCGGTATTGCAGCGGATGGCCTTTCGTTTTTTCTGCCAAATAGTCGTTCATGATGGCGTTCAAATGCGCTTTCTTCGAGTAAACAGTAAATGAGGCTCCTTCGACATCCGGATGCGCCGGCCGTTTCACCGGCGGAGACGGCTTAAGCAGCCAGGCGGCGGCTAAAACAATGACCGCCGCGTTGACAGCCGCCAACATCCAAAACGCTCGTTTCCAATTCATTGCAGCAATCTCCCTATCCACCATTCTTTTCGTTCCTTTAACGCTTCATACACCCGTATGGCCATCTGTTCGTATCCTGCGGCATTCGGATGAAACTCATCGCGGTAGAGCAAATCATCGCGGTCAGCAAAAATGTCTTGGATATCGACAAAAATCGTTCGCTCATACCGTGAAAGCACTGCCAGGCTGGCGCTGTTCCACTCAGCGATGACATCATCGATTTCCGGAATGTTCGGCAACGTGCTCGAAAACGGGTTGTATAAGCCGACGAGCACAACGACGGCATCGGGGTTCACCGTGCGCAATGATAGAATGAGATGGTCCAATCGAGAGGCAAATGCCTTTGCCTCTTTCACAAACCGTTCGTGCGACAAATCAAAAAAATGTGAACGGACGACATTCATCACATCATTGCCGCCGATCGTGACAAGGACGAGATCCGCTTGGCTGATTTCCCTTTCATGCGCCTTGATGACTGGCTTGAGCTCCACAATGCGCCGGCCGCGTTTTCCTAAATTCGTCACGGTGACCGTCCGCACTCCGTCTTCTGCCGAAAGGAGCGGGACAAGGCGGCCAACATAGCCCCCTTTCCCTTCGCCATCCCCGACTCCTTCCGTCAACGAATCGCCCAAAGCGACCAAATGTATATCTTTCGGAAGCGGCTTTGCTTCCGTCTGCTTGACGGCGGCTTCATGCGGGCGCTCCGGCTTTCCGCCCGCCGAAAGCGACACGCATCCGGCGAGCAGCCAGCAGCACAACAACCATCCCCACCGTCTCATTGTTTGACACCTGCCTTTTGCCGCAACAAGGGGAAAGACGAAAAGAAGGCAAAAAGGCGGTAGCCGTTTTTGCCTCATTGCGACGACTGCACGATTTTGATATGCTCTAAAATCGTTTCGTACGGCACATCTTGCACGCCGCTGTACGTCTGAACCACTTTTCCGTCCGGCCCGACCAAATAAAAGCTGGTGCCATGCACGACTTGATCGCCATTGGCCGGCTTTTGCACGATCGTTTTAAAGCTTTTTTGCGCCAGCTCGCTGATTTCAGACGGGCTGTATCCGGTCAGCAAATGCCAGTTTGATAGGTCGTCTGTAAATTGTTTCGCATACGCCGCCAGTTTTTCGGGCGTATCGACTTCCGGATCAACGCTGAAGGAGACAAACTCGACATCCAGTCCTTCTTTCTTTGCCATTTGTTTTAATTTCGCCATATGGGCCGTCATCGGCGGACAAACGGTCTCGCAGTTTGTAAAAATAAAATCGGCGACCCACACTTTTCCTTTTAAGTCGCGAAGCCCAAACGGCTTGCCCGTCTGATCGACAAACGTAAAGTCCTCCACCGGCCAGTTTTTGGCGTCCGGAATCGTTTTTCCGCACGCCGCCAGCAAAAGAACAACGAGAAAAAGCGCGATTCGTTTCCACATCGATGGATCCTTCCTTTTCGACAAAAATATGTTGATGCCGCACAACAACGGCGTTTATTCATCAAGCGCCGCTTCCTCCGTGTAGTACATGAGCGCCAACGCCCCAGGATCGGTGTGAATGGAAATGACCGTCGTTGTTTCAACGATGTCAATCGGTGAATAGCCGATGATGTCTGTCACCGCTTCCTTGAGCCGCTCCGCCCACCGAGGAGCATCGGCATGGTCGATGGCGATTTTCTCTACCCGTTTGGCCCCTTGTTCCTCGACAAGACGGCCCGCCAAATGGGACACCGCTTGCGAAAAGCTGCGAACCTGGGCAACCGGCGTATACAGCCCGTCAACCAGAGCGGCGATCGGCTTATGTCAAATGAAGCGGAACGACTTCAACGCCGTGCTCGGCAAGCACCGAAAACAGCACATCGACCGTTGAGTCGGTTACAATTTTGATTGGTTTCATTCGCTCACTCCTAATACTGATGATCTCGTTTCCATTATATAATGAAACCGGCAAAAATCCTACCTAAAAACGTCCATGAGCAAGCTTGGCTCATCCCCAAGCAGGAACATCGCCCATTATGAACGATACCGGCAGAAAAAAAGTTGTTTTGCCGCCAAGGGCAAAACAACAACAGTCATGCATTATGCTTTAACGCCGTTTCTTTAAAGATCTGTTCATATACCGGCCATTTCAGCACTTTCTTCAAATGTTCGCGGAACGAGTAAACGGAACGGTTTGTTCTCGACCGATACACTTTTGCAATAAACGCCTCCAAGCGCAGTTGGACCATGAATCGGTACGTATTCTCTTCCTCCAATACTGGAATTTCGATAATCTTGACCTTCTGCCCATACGCGTTTTGAAACTCGAGGCTTTTGAATAGCAAAATATCAATCCTCTTTTTCACCGATTTACTTTTATTATACACCAATCCGGTGAAAAAGTATGTCGGAATGCGGCGAATTTGTTCCGACTTTTTTCGTTAGATCAATAAATGGAACAAGTTCGGGTCTTTGTTCACTTCTTGGAACGGGAAGCCTTTTTTCTTCATCCGCTCGATGAGCGGCGCGTAGTCTTCGCGCCGTTTCAGTTCGATGCCGACGAGCGCCGGTCCGCTTTCTTTGTTGTTTTTCTTCGTGTATTCAAACCGGGTGATGTCATCGGTCGGCCCAAGCACTTCATCCAAAAACTCACGCAACGCCCCAGCCCGCTGCGGGAAGTTGACGATGAAATAGTGCTGCAGTCCTTCGTAAATCATCGAACGCTCTTTGATTTCCTGCATCCGGTCGATGTCGTTGTTGCCGCCGCTTATGACGCAGACGACTGTTTTGCCTCGGATTTGTTCCTTGTAAAAATCAAGCGCGGCGATCGGCAGCGCCCCTGCCGGTTCAGCGACAATGGCGTTTTCGTTGTACAGCTCCAAAATCGTCGTGCATACTTTTCCTTCCGGAACGACGACGATGTCATCAAGCACCCCGCGGCATAAGGCGAATGTCTTTTCCCCGACCGTCTTGACGGCAGCGCCGTCAACGAACTTGTCGATTTCATCGAGCGTCACCACATGTCCGCGCTCGAGCGCCGCTTTCATCGATGGGGCGCCAGCCGGCTCGACCCCGATGACTTTGGTGGACGGAGAAATGCTTTTCACATACGTCCCTAGTCCGGCCATCAATCCCCCGCCGCCGATGCTGGCGAACAAAAAGTCGATCGGTTCATCACAGTCGTTTAACACCTCGACGCCAATCGTCCCCTGTCCGGCAATGACGTATTCATCATCAAACGGATGGATGAACGTCCGCCCTTCCGCCTCGGCGCACTTCACCGCTTCGTTGTATGAATCGTCAAACGTGTCGCCGACAAGCACGATCTCGACCATGTCTTTGCCAAACAGCTGCACTTGCGACACTTTTTGCCGAGGCGTCGTCGCCGGCATATAAATTTTCCCGTGCACGCCAAGCGCCCGGCATGAATAGGCCACCCCTTGGGCATGGTTGCCGGCGCTGGCGCATACCACCCCGTTTCTCCGCTCCTCATCGGTTAAATGCTTCATCCGGTTGTACGCCCCGCGCAACTTAAACGAACGCACGACTTGCAAATCCTCGCGCTTTAAGTAGACATTGCACTCGTAGCGCTCGGATAACAGCGGATTTTTTTGCAGCGGCGTATGGAAAACAACATCCTTCAGCGTATGATACGCGATCAAAATGTCCTCGACGTATACCGCCCCTTGCTTCCGTTTCAGCTGTTGTTCCATGCTCTCGTTCCCTTTCTTTTCTAAGTTGTCTTTGATTTGTAGATTATATCACAAATCCGCAAAAAGAAAAGGGAATTTTCGAAAAGTTTTTGAGTGAAGATGGGCTGGCTCGCGATCATCGCGATTATCCCGCTTTACCGGACGCTTCCGCCGGCCGGATTCACGCTTTTGGACTGACGCCATCCGATGAGCGCCGTCCTTCCTGCTCGAAACCTCTCTCTAGCCGTCCTGCCAGACGGCAACGCGGCGAATTGTGCAGCATATGTACGGCGAACTACTTCTTCATGCGCAAGCGGACAGAAAAAACGACCGGCGCTATGCCCGGTCGTCCTCTTTTTTGAACTCTTCTTCCTCGGCAAATTCCGTCGCCCATCTTCCTTCATCATACCAGCGGTGCGCTTCTTCCCGTCTTGCTTCTTCGTGCACATGGTTTTCCATATACAAATGGAAAAACGCTTCAACCGCCCCGATCGCCAAGGCGCTGAAAAACGCGCCGTATGCCATGTTGACGGACGGGGCAATGAGGGCAAAGCTGACCGGCCAAATAAGCAAAAAGGAAAGCGGCACGTCAAGAGCGGCAGCGACAAAATGGCCGACGCGCGGCAACACGAACAGATCGCCGATCATATAAGAAACAAGCGCCGTCACGATCGTCATGAGTGAAATCAAGGAAAGCGGGGCATCGAAGATCGTAAACATCGAAAACAAGACGACGCTCCAAGCAGCGAGCTTGACGACAAACGGAACGATATGTTTCATCGTCTTCCTCCATTTCCATTGTGGTTCTATTGATTATCGTTCCTTTTTCGCCCCGCTTCTATGCAGAAACACGTTTTCAAAATGTTCGGATCTCAAACAAAAAGACGCCCCGTTTTGGGGTCGTCTTCGCAAACGTTTCGTACGCCAACGACAAACGCATATCCATGCCCGTGTCCCATCTATTTCGCCTTTTTCCGCTCATAAATGATAAAGGCGTGTTCATACGGATTCTTTTCATCTTTCCCTCCTGGCGTATAGGAAACGATTTCCCATTCATCGTCAGAAATGGGCGGATAAAACGTATCGCCGGGGAAGGAAGCAAAAATTTTTGTCACATACAGCCGGTCGACAATCGGCATCGTCGCCCGAAACAGTTCGGCCCCGCCGATGATAAACACTTCATCAGCGCGCGATGCGATCCATTGCTTGACTGCCTCGAGCGAATGAAGCACAAGGCAGCCTTCCGGGCGAAACGAGCGGTTGCGCGTGACAACGACGTTATCGCGGCCGGGAAGCGGCCGACCGATCGCTTCAAACGTCTTGCGCCCCATCACGATGGCATGGCCCATTGTCACCCGTTTAAAATACGCCAAATCGGCCGGCAAATGCCAAGGCAAGCGGTTGTCTTTGCCGATCACCCGGTTTTCATCCATTGCCACAATGTGCGAAATCATCGCGTCCTCTCCTTTACACAGCCACCGGTGCTTTAATCGTCGGATGCGGGTTGTAGCCGACAATTTCAAAATCGTCGTATTCGTAATCGAAAATGGACGGCGGCTTCCGTTTGATCACGAGCTTCGGCAGCGGGCGCGGCTCGCGCGTCAGCTGCAGTTTCGCCTGTTCGAGATGGTTTTTGTACAAATGGACATCACCGCCGGTGAAAATGAGTTCGCCGACATCGAGATCGCATTGCTGGGCGATCATATGCGTCAACAGCGCGTAGCTGGCAATGTTAAACGGCAGCCCTAAAAACGTATCAACGGAGCGCTGCTGCCACATGCACGACAACCGACCGTTCGCGACATAAAACTGAAAGGCATAATGGCACGGCGGCAGCTTCATCTCGTCTAATTCCGCCACGTTCCAAGCGCTCACAAGCAGCCGGCGTGAATTCGGATTTCGTTTGATCTCCTCGACGACCCACGCGATCTGGTCGATTGTTTTCCCGTCCGCCCCTTTCCATGAGCGCCATTGCGCGCCGTAAATCGGGCCGAGATCGCCGTTTTCGTCCGCCCACTCGTCCCAAATCGTCACGCCATTCTCCTGCAAATAGCGGACGTTCGTATCGCCTTTTAAAAACCAAAGCAGTTCATAAATGATGGAGCGGATATGCAATTTTTTCGTTGTCACGAGCGGAAATCCATCTTGCAAGTTGAAGCGGAGCTGGCGGCCGAACACCGACAGCGTGCCGACGCCCGTGCGGTCTTCTTTTTCGACGCCGTTTTCCAAAATATCCTCCAAAAGCTGCAAATATTGCCGCAATGTTCTCACCTCACGCTCTATCATACCATAAAGCAACGCATGGTGAACCACTTGTCCATAAAAAAACGAGCCTTTTACGAGGCCCGTTCCGCCAATCCGCGGATCAACGCATATGTTCTCGGCGCTGCCGCCCGCAACGTTTGCCGCGTCTTGTCGCTTGCATAATAATAGGCAAACGACTCGGCAAAATACTCTTCCGGATAAGTCAAAAAATAATATTCGCCAGGAAAGAGCCGCGGCGCCTCCTCCCGCCAAATCGCTTGAAATTCGTCCGTTTCATGAATGCGGTCAAATACGATGTAATCGAGCGAATGAGCAAACTCATGCAGCTCCAAATTGACCGAGCCATGCCCTTTTCCTTTTTCGCTATGGCCGAGGCGGACAAGCACTAAATGCGACCCACCGATGCCCGGCACGTCATCCCATGTTTTCGAACCCGGCATATAACCGCGCGGCGTTTTTCCGCGCAAATGGCGGGCCGTCGGCTCATCGGTGATCGGGCCGGTCAACAGTTGGATGTAAATATGGTGGTCCGCCGCCTGCTCTAAAATCGTGCGATCAATGCGGGCGAGCGTCCGGATCATTTCATTCGCTTCAGAGGCGGAAAACTCCGTCTCCGGCACGATGATGATGCGGCCAAGCACATCATGAGACGGAACACCCCTAAGACCAAGGCTGCTTTCTTCAAGCAGCACGCCATGGGCAGCCGGATACGGTGAGAACGATAGAAGCGGAACGGCGAACAGCGCCGCCAACAAACTAGTGAACAGCCGTTTCATCGTGGTTCCCCCGCTTCTTTCAATCTATGAAAATCATATCATAGAACGAAGCGGGAAAAAACGCGCAAAATAAGGAAAGAACCGCGGCCTGCTACGTCCGCCAGTTCGGCGGCGTATTTTTTGACCAGTAGATTTTCCCGAGTTCATGATGGGCTTGAAACCCATCATCGCATGTATGATAGTGAAACTGAAACCAATATCCGTCTTGCGGCGGATGCTCGCGGCGGACGTGAAAGCGGATCAAATCCTCTCCCGTATCCGCCCGATACAAATGAAAAATGCGTTCTCCTTGCCCGCCAGACGGATTTTCCGAAACAGCCAAATAGCGGAGCTCCTCTTCCGGATAACGATCGGCAAGCTCGGCGATCACTTCTTCCATGCGCGGCAAAATGACGGCGCGAAACTCATCTTCAATGACCGGAGCGATTTTGCGGCCGAATTTTTCATGGGACTGGGCAACGGCCTTTTCCATCGTCCGCTCAATGAATTGAGCTCGCGTCAACGAAACCGCTTCCTCGGCACGACTTGTTGGACTGTGCTGCCAGTCGGAAGACGATGCATCATCTGACGGCGGATCTTTGGCCGCGAGCAGCGAAGCGGGCGGTGTGACGAGTCCAAACGTGCAGACGGTAATGGCGGCAACAAGCGTTTTTCGAAGCCAAGACGGCAGCTTCATCGCCTTCACCTCCCGCTACCGCCGATCAGCGGCCGGAGACGCGAACAAGCCGGTCGCTTTTAATTTTGCGACCGCCCGGCGCAACACTTCTTCCGGCTGGACAAGGGCGATGCGCACATACCCTTCGCCGCTCGGCCCAAACGCGTGCCCAGGCGTCACAACGACGCCGGCTTGGTCGATGAGCGCCTTCGCAAACGAAAGCGACGTCCATCCGTCCGGAATTTTCGCCCACACGAACATGCCGGCTTGCGGACGGTCAACCGTCCAACCGATGTCAGCGAGTCCATCCACGAGCACATCGCGGCGCGCTTGATACATCATGCGGCTCTGGGCGCAAAAGCCGGCGCCATGGCGGAGCACTTCCGCGGCCGCTTTTTGCAGCGGCCAAAAAATGCCGTAATCCAAATTGGACTTGAACTCGGCAAACGCACGAATCACCTCGGCATTTCCGCATAAGTAGCCGACCCGGCAGCCGGCCATGTTGTAGCTTTTTGACAACGAATTGATCTCCACGCCAACGTCCTTTGCGCCTGGAACAGAAAGAAAACTCACCGGTTTGTTTCCGTCATAATACAGCTCGCCGTAAGCAAAATCGGAAACAACGAGGATATCGTACCGCTTCGCAAACTCAACCACTTCGCGATAAAATGATTCTGTCGCTACGGCGGGCACCGGATTCCCTGGAAAGTTAAGAAACATGATCGCCGCCCGTTTGGCGATGTCCTCCGGGATCGCACGCAAATCCGGCAAAAAGCTGTTTTCCTCCCTCAGCGGCAGAAAATACGGCATCGCTTCCGCCATCGCCACCCCCGCCGCATACGCCGGGTACCCGGGATCCGGCAATAGAATGACATCCCCCGGGTCAGCGAACACCATCGGCAAATGAACGAGCCCGTCTTGTGACCCGATCACGTACGTCACTTCCGTCTCTGGATCGAGCACAACGCCATGCGCCGTCCGATAATAATCGGCGACCGCTTCATGAAACTCGCGAATGCCCTTTAATGTGTAGCCGTACGCATTCGGCTCGTTGGCGTAGCGGGCGATCGCCTCACGCACAAACGGCGCCGGGGGCAAATCCGGGCTGCCAACGCTCAAGTCGATCCACTCGTCATGAAGGTGGCGCTGCTTTTGACGATACGCCGTCAACTCGGCGAAAATCGATGCCGAAAACGCGTTCATTCGTTTCGCTTTTTTCATTTCGTCTTCCTCTCCCTTGACAAGACAAAAACTGCATTTTCTTTTTGCTTTTGTTGGTATATACTTTTATCATAGTTCCGAAAGAAGACACCCGCTTCAACCGCGTGAAGGTTGCAGCCCAGCGATCAGCGACAAATGGATGTCGGTTGGCGTCAGCCAAAACACATGATAAAATCAAGGTATATCATGTTCTTTGTGAACTGGATATAGGGGGTTGCATGGAGAATATCCAATGCGAAAACCAAGCAAAGCCTTCCATGCGTAAAATATCCAAGGCGCGAAAGAACTCCGAATCGTCGGATGCCTAGGGTTGGGACGACCCGAAGTCACGCTCAGGGAGACGAAAGAATGCTTTCGTCGTGGAACTGAGAAGCTCCCACTTCAAGCAAAGCGAAGTGGGGGTAGTTCACATGAATAGTGTATCATAGATTCTCAGCGAAAATATAGACAGAAAGGCGGGAAAAATGAAACATGAACACGATCTTTTTTGCGGCCAGCCTCATTACATTGCTTTACTTTATTTATAGTTGTATCGCCAACGCCTAAACGCTCTTGGCGATCCATCCAGCTCCCTTGGCATTCTGTTGGATGCGAAGGGAGTTTGCGCATGAAAACGACAAAAGGAGCCCCGCATCGGGAGCTCCTTTTTAATCGATTTTTGTTTTTTTGCGGGCAGAGTCAAGCTCGAACGCGCCTGTCTCCGTCTCCGTCGTGCCTTGCCCTCGAACATCTGGGGCGCTGACGCCCGTTTTCGAACGATCTTTTTTCCGCTTCGGCACGCCCGATCACCTCCGCCCTTATCGTTCCCGCCAACGCGCCGTTGTATGCGGAACGAAAGCGAATCAACGCAAGCGGTTCGCTCCTCGCTCGCACCGCATCAGCCGCAATATTTGTCAAACGCAGCCAAAATATTTTCCATCACGTCCTCCATCGAGTGAAACTCGATGTCTTCGCGCGGAATGAAGTGAACGACTTCTTTCCCCTTTAAGAGCGCCATCGACGGCGAAGACGGCGGATAACCGACAAAGTACTCGCGCATTTTCGCTGTCGCTTCCTTATCCTGGCCAGCGAACACCGTCACCAAATGGTCCGGCTTTTTCTCGCTCCGCAACACCGCCTGCGTCGCCGCGGGGCGCGCCAATCCAGCGGCGCAGCCGCACACTGAGTTGACAAAAACAAACGTCGTTCCTTCCACTTGTTTCATAAACTGCTCGACTTCTTCGCTTGTGCGCAATTCGCGGAAACCGGCGCGGACAAGTTCATCGCGCATCGGCTGCACGAGTTGGCGCATATAGTCTTCGTAAGCCATTGACATTGCCCTCATCCCTCCACATTCATCATCGCTGCGCTATCAGCATACTATATTTTCGTTTGAAAAATCAATGAAGAGAACCGTCCACGGCCGCATGTCTCTAAACGGCATCATTCAGAACAAACGGGGCTAAACGCACCCGTTTGGCCGCCATCAAACGAGCGATTTCGTTTCGCTTTCTATCAACCGCCGCGGCCATTGTCAGCGACCAAACATATACTATGCCATCGATGGCCATGAAAGGAGCGTGCACATGGGATACATTGAAGAACTGCGAAAAATCATTGGAACCCGGCCGATCATCTTGGCGGGAGCCGGGGTCGCTGTCACCGATGAATGCGGGCGGATTTTATTGCAGAAACGCCGCGACGGCTTATGGGGACTGCCCGGCGGTTTGTTGGAGTTGGGGGAGTCCGCAGAAGAAGCAGCCCGGCGGGAAGTGTGGGAAGAAACAGGGCTGGAAATCGGCAAACTGGAACTAGTCGATGTGTTTTCTGGAAAAAAATATTTTGTTCGGCTGCCTAATGGAGATCAATATTACCCAGTCACTGTTGTTTATCTCACCCGTGATATCCGCGGTGGAGAACTGAAAGAAGACGGGGAAGAATCGCTGGAAGTGAAATTCTTCCCTTTTCATGAATTGCCAAACGAACTCTCTCCTCTTGTTAAAGATTTTATCGAACAATATTTCAGGGGATGACGAGCCAAGCCTTGGAGCTCTCTCCAAGGCTTCACCATTGTTGAAAACACTCTTTTCTAAGAACCAAATCCGCAGCTGGAGGGGCAAAAAAATTTAGAAGCCCATTTTAATGGTAATAAATTGAAGAATAATCGGCGCACCTTTTGGCGGCGGCTCGGCTGTTTTCAACGTCAGTTTCCCCTTTTCCACCTCATACAGTTTTTCCGGTTGCAGCACCCCATTAATAAACAAGTTGATCCATGATACATGTTTCGGATCTAAAATACCGCGGTCGCCGTACTCTCTCAGTTCATCGCCGT is a window of Geobacillus kaustophilus DNA encoding:
- a CDS encoding DUF4183 domain-containing protein, whose amino-acid sequence is MKRTSSTAKHVIAASKVYDWTHAVLTIPLRVALHFPPRVLQAETYQYNTISDGVKTVYTDGDELREYGDRGILDPKHVSWINLFINGVLQPEKLYEVEKGKLTLKTAEPPPKGAPIILQFITIKMGF
- a CDS encoding NUDIX hydrolase, whose amino-acid sequence is MGYIEELRKIIGTRPIILAGAGVAVTDECGRILLQKRRDGLWGLPGGLLELGESAEEAARREVWEETGLEIGKLELVDVFSGKKYFVRLPNGDQYYPVTVVYLTRDIRGGELKEDGEESLEVKFFPFHELPNELSPLVKDFIEQYFRG
- a CDS encoding BrxA/BrxB family bacilliredoxin, whose translation is MSMAYEDYMRQLVQPMRDELVRAGFRELRTSEEVEQFMKQVEGTTFVFVNSVCGCAAGLARPAATQAVLRSEKKPDHLVTVFAGQDKEATAKMREYFVGYPPSSPSMALLKGKEVVHFIPREDIEFHSMEDVMENILAAFDKYCG